One window of Flavobacteriales bacterium genomic DNA carries:
- a CDS encoding class I SAM-dependent methyltransferase, with product MPLLSHPFRAYLRHLRHAGNRHDVHSPFVFTLVDQVLRKRTPRSEFTDIEKLRSKLLSDRRMITVTDLGAGSRRGNTQKRQIGEIARTSLKPRRQSEMLARLVRYFNPRTVLELGTSLGTTSLYLSRSAGNGRVHTIEGCPAIAAIAQENFSNYHAENITSHVGPFAGQLPNVLSIMERLDFAFIDGHHAAEPTLDYFDQCLAKAHNDTVFIFDDIHWSTGMEEAWVAIKAHPKVTVTIDLFHFGIVFLRKEQQREDFVLRY from the coding sequence ATGCCCCTGCTCTCCCACCCCTTCCGCGCTTACTTGAGGCACTTGCGCCACGCCGGCAACCGCCACGATGTGCATTCGCCCTTCGTGTTCACGCTGGTGGATCAGGTGCTTCGCAAGAGGACGCCCCGCTCGGAATTCACCGATATTGAAAAATTGAGATCGAAGCTGTTGAGCGACCGGAGGATGATCACCGTGACCGACCTGGGCGCAGGCTCACGCCGAGGCAATACGCAAAAGCGACAGATCGGCGAGATCGCAAGGACTTCGCTGAAACCCCGCCGACAATCGGAAATGCTCGCCCGTTTGGTTCGGTATTTTAACCCAAGAACCGTGCTCGAACTTGGCACCAGTTTAGGCACCACCTCACTCTATCTGTCCCGTTCCGCCGGTAACGGGCGTGTTCACACCATTGAAGGCTGCCCGGCCATCGCTGCGATCGCGCAGGAGAACTTCAGCAATTACCATGCGGAGAACATCACATCCCATGTCGGTCCTTTCGCGGGACAATTGCCGAACGTCCTGAGCATCATGGAGCGTCTGGACTTCGCTTTCATCGATGGCCATCACGCGGCGGAGCCGACCTTGGACTACTTCGATCAATGCCTCGCCAAAGCCCACAACGACACCGTCTTCATCTTCGACGACATCCATTGGAGCACGGGCATGGAGGAAGCCTGGGTTGCGATCAAGGCGCATCCAAAAGTGACCGTGACGATCGACCTGTTCCACTTCGGGATCGTCTTCCTACGCAAGGAGCAGCAGCGGGAGGATTTCGTGCTGAGGTACTGA
- a CDS encoding cob(I)yrinic acid a,c-diamide adenosyltransferase, protein MKIYTRTGDTGQTSLLNGKRVPKDSLRIETYGTIDELNSHIGMLRDLLDGHNAEQLTDIQVRLFDIGSTLAAGDEATVEKFKVPMIHEADVEALEKTMDAFDADLPTMRNFILPGGHPAISQAHICRTVCRRAERMAIRLAVDEAVPAITIRYLNRLSDLLFMLARWTGHRLNVPETPWKPRG, encoded by the coding sequence ATGAAGATCTACACCCGCACCGGCGACACCGGCCAGACCTCGTTGCTGAACGGCAAGCGCGTGCCCAAGGACAGCCTTCGGATCGAGACCTACGGCACCATCGACGAGCTGAACAGCCACATCGGCATGCTGCGTGACCTGCTGGACGGCCATAACGCAGAGCAGCTCACGGACATCCAAGTGCGACTGTTCGATATCGGGTCCACCTTGGCCGCCGGTGATGAGGCCACCGTGGAAAAATTCAAGGTGCCAATGATCCACGAAGCCGACGTGGAAGCGCTGGAGAAGACCATGGACGCCTTTGATGCGGACCTTCCCACGATGCGCAACTTCATCCTTCCCGGCGGTCACCCGGCCATTTCGCAGGCGCACATCTGCCGTACGGTCTGCAGACGGGCGGAGCGCATGGCCATCCGATTGGCGGTTGATGAAGCGGTGCCCGCCATCACCATCCGCTATTTGAACCGTCTCAGCGACCTGCTGTTCATGCTCGCCCGCTGGACCGGTCACCGGCTGAACGTACCGGAAACGCCATGGAAGCCCCGGGGTTGA
- a CDS encoding DUF2795 domain-containing protein, which produces MYWTLELASYLEDAPWPATKDELIDFAMRTGAPLEVVENLQGIEDDEEIFETIEDIWPDYPSKEDFFFNEDEY; this is translated from the coding sequence ATGTACTGGACACTCGAACTCGCCTCCTACTTGGAAGATGCCCCTTGGCCCGCCACCAAGGACGAACTCATTGATTTCGCCATGCGTACCGGCGCTCCGCTGGAGGTGGTGGAGAACCTGCAGGGTATCGAGGATGATGAAGAGATCTTCGAGACCATCGAAGATATTTGGCCGGATTATCCGAGCAAGGAGGACTTCTTCTTCAACGAGGACGAATACTGA